A single genomic interval of Armigeres subalbatus isolate Guangzhou_Male chromosome 1, GZ_Asu_2, whole genome shotgun sequence harbors:
- the LOC134206203 gene encoding uncharacterized protein LOC134206203 — MVNRRLREKLEADGRLGHRQHAFRPGYGTSTYFANLGSVLQEAYEEGKHVDLVSLDIAKAFSRTWTPLVLRKLQDWGITGNMLAFIKNFLSRRTFQVLIGGTASNEYPEETGVPQGSVLAVTLFLIAMDGVFNSLPANVYVFVYADDILLVVVGSTPEEPELDAQRQLSPFFGGLLPSVLYSTPVNVSGDTCAAGGTS; from the coding sequence ATGGTCAATCGGCGGCTTAGGGAAAAACTGGAAGCGGACGGAAGGTTAGGCCATCGTCAACACGCTTTCCGCCCAGGATATGGCACCAGCACCTATTTTGCCAACCTGGGTAGTGTGCTCCAAGAGGCGTACGAGGAAGGCAAGCATGTTGACCTAGTGTCACTTGACATCGCCAAAGCTTTCAGCCGGACCTGGACCCCTTTGGTCCTCAGAAAGCTACAAGACTGGGGGATCACTGGCAACATGCTTGCATTCATCAAAAACTTCCTCTCTCGACGAACCTTCCAGGTGCTCATCGGGGGCACTGCATCCAACGAGTATCCCGAAGAAACCGGCGTCCCCCAAGGGTCGgtcctagcggtaacattattCCTTATCGCTATGGACGGGGTTTTCAACTCTCTGCCTGCAAATGTCTACGTATTTGTATACGCAGACGACATCCTGTTGGTTGTCGTTGGAAGTACACCGGAAGAACCAGAATTAGACGCCCAGCGGCAGTTATCACCATTCTTCGGTGGGCTTCTTCCGTCGGTTTTGTACTCAACGCCGGTAAATGTGTCCGGGGACACGTGTGCAGCAGGCGGCACCAGCTAG